In a single window of the Hoyosella subflava DQS3-9A1 genome:
- a CDS encoding helix-turn-helix domain-containing protein encodes MNLDREGVPPLVFAQFLESPVLEQDAVARFREIMDRERTDVESLLAINAQVPLRWIREALPDLDVDQATTLGLAFAQHAHLTSFGPLSVPLVSAGSAGEILELLAYLPLITPALSAQFYSSEHGVSVALNGQTGDRTLDSLVVTYCGAVLLRLLHMLVNDAPNITLSLSWAAPKGLPADQGWLANHLVFNAPVSILHLPIDAVNDVCRFSDPVAYRLAVSDLQRGLDERSDSTSYSDKVRRLMEKRPANCGSQWIAEELSISTSTLKRRLAEEGVTYRGLRQSIIREYAILRLLDGSMSTSEIAKDLGYSDLASFSHAFKHWTGHSPTKFRRR; translated from the coding sequence ATGAATCTTGATCGCGAGGGCGTGCCACCGCTGGTGTTCGCGCAGTTTCTTGAGAGCCCAGTTCTGGAGCAAGACGCCGTCGCACGGTTCCGCGAGATCATGGATCGTGAGCGAACCGACGTCGAGTCACTTCTCGCCATCAACGCCCAGGTTCCCCTGCGGTGGATTAGGGAGGCCTTGCCCGATCTCGACGTTGACCAAGCAACAACCCTCGGTTTGGCTTTCGCCCAACATGCTCATCTGACATCCTTCGGGCCGCTGAGCGTCCCACTCGTGAGCGCAGGCTCTGCGGGCGAGATATTGGAATTGCTCGCCTATCTGCCGCTAATAACCCCAGCCCTGAGTGCGCAGTTCTACTCAAGTGAACACGGAGTGTCTGTTGCGCTCAATGGGCAGACAGGCGATCGTACTCTGGACTCCCTAGTGGTCACCTACTGTGGCGCAGTCCTACTGAGGCTGCTACATATGCTCGTTAACGATGCGCCGAACATCACACTCTCACTCAGCTGGGCCGCTCCAAAAGGCCTGCCCGCCGATCAGGGTTGGTTAGCTAATCACCTGGTATTTAACGCTCCAGTGTCGATCCTCCATCTCCCCATCGACGCGGTCAATGACGTCTGCCGATTCTCGGACCCCGTGGCGTATCGTCTCGCGGTCAGCGACTTGCAGCGAGGGCTTGACGAGCGAAGTGACAGTACTTCGTACTCGGATAAGGTGAGACGTCTGATGGAAAAGCGCCCCGCGAACTGTGGGAGTCAATGGATTGCAGAAGAACTCTCCATCTCTACGAGCACTCTTAAACGGCGCCTCGCTGAGGAAGGGGTGACCTATCGCGGTCTGCGCCAGTCGATCATTCGTGAGTACGCGATTCTTCGCTTGCTCGACGGATCTATGTCCACAAGCGAGATTGCCAAGGACCTCGGATACAGCGACCTCGCCAGCTTTTCACACGCCTTCAAGCACTGGACCGGCCACTCGCCGACAAAGTTCCGGCGACGTTAG
- a CDS encoding 2Fe-2S iron-sulfur cluster-binding protein has translation MTVVTFVSHEGEKHVVPLEEGQSLMRIAVNNAVPGIDADCGGEAACGTCHVIVDPQWSEQVGRSGASEEEMLAMNPERLPTSRLSCQMTASADWDGLVVQVPEFQM, from the coding sequence ATGACAGTCGTAACCTTCGTCTCACATGAGGGAGAGAAGCACGTGGTGCCCTTGGAGGAGGGGCAGTCACTCATGCGGATCGCCGTCAACAACGCGGTGCCCGGGATTGACGCTGACTGCGGAGGCGAAGCCGCGTGCGGCACGTGTCATGTCATCGTTGATCCGCAGTGGTCCGAACAGGTCGGCCGCTCGGGAGCAAGTGAAGAGGAGATGCTCGCAATGAACCCGGAAAGGCTGCCGACCTCTCGGCTGTCGTGCCAGATGACCGCGTCCGCGGATTGGGACGGCCTGGTCGTCCAGGTGCCAGAGTTCCA